A genome region from Columba livia isolate bColLiv1 breed racing homer chromosome 2, bColLiv1.pat.W.v2, whole genome shotgun sequence includes the following:
- the LOC135578773 gene encoding uncharacterized protein LOC135578773, translating to MSLPPDSSSIPTSSSVPTGRGPRRERQRREHRVSAPAHSGAQRALGVCLDSAELGRTVATGWENHETGAPAEETRSALWKEDTENSGVAQEPAAVQNGPRRGSAGVWVGNRHRTRILHRQIPPTQPDLNWHHQIPPAQPDLNWHHQIPPAQRDLNSHSQIHQHYPVHGGCAGKPAPQSWAGVPAVPVELDRGSSRARGAGPGFQPCPWSWAGVPAVPVELDRGSSRARGAGPGFQPCPWSWAGVPAVPVELGRGSSCVRGAGPGFQLCPWSWAGVPAVPVELVGIRSASCGSRDVRGENTEP from the exons ATGTCGCTGCCTCCCGACAgctcctccatccccaccaGCTCCTCCGTCCCCACTGGCCGTGGCCCAAGGAGGGAGCGGCAACGCCGCGAACACCGCGTGTCGGCACCTGCACACAGTGGAGCCCAGAGAGCGCTCGGTGTTTGCCTGGACAGCGCTGAGCTGGGCAGAACTGTGGCAACGGGCTGGGAGAACCACG AAACCGGAGCCCCCGCTGAAGAAACAAGGTCTGCGCTCTGGAAGGAAGATACTGAGAACTCGGGGGTTGCACAGGAACCAGCGGCGGTGCAGAACGGCCCCaggaggggcagtgctggggtttGGGTGGGGAACCGGCACAGGACACGGATCCTGCACCGCCAGATCCCACCGACACAGCCAGATCTGAACTGGCACCACCAGATCCCACCGGCACAGCCAGATCTGAACTGGCACCACCAGATCCCACCGGCACAGCGAGATCTGAACTCGCACAGCCAGATCCACCAACACTACCCCGTTCATGGGGGCTGCGCAGGGAAACCTGCACCGCAGAGCTGGGCCGGGGTTCCAGCTGTGCCCGTGGAGCTGGACCGGGGTTCCAGCCGTGCCCGTGGAGCTGGACCGGGGTTCCAGCCGTGCCCGTGGAGCTGGGCCGGGGTTCCAGCTGTGCCCGTGGAGCTGGACCGGGGTTCCAGCCGTGCCCGTGGAGCTGGACCGGGGTTCCAGCCGTGCCCGTGGAGCTGGGCCGGGGTTCCAGCTGTGCCCGTGGAGCTGGGCCGGGGTTCCAGCTGTGTCCGTGGAGCTGGGCCGGGGTTCCAGCTGTGCCCGTGGAGCTGGGCCGGGGTTCCAGCTGTGCCCGTGGAGCTGGTCGGGATCAGAAGCGCCAGCTGTGGCAGCCGAGACGTTCGGGGAGAAAACACGGAGCCGTGA
- the TMUB1 gene encoding transmembrane and ubiquitin-like domain-containing protein 1: MALIEGVGDEVTVLFALLLVAVVLGLAWASTRAPEPAAPPRAAAAPPEEEPAAPGPGPVPVPHKAPPAGAAAAEPEGAGGLAAGLRPRAGAAPAQGPPAEEDGGPAEPTMVLRLKFLNDTERLARVRPGDTVGALKRAHFPGQEQQVRLIYQGQLLRDDAQSLAALHLGHNSVLHCHIAQHSAAPAPAGPRASADPVHAALNVGSLVLPLFVLMLAVLWYCQLQYRHVFTATATTFLAGLTLLFSFMAFTMYRR; encoded by the exons ATGGCGCTCATCGAGGGCGTCGGCGACGAGGTGACCGTGCTCTTCGCCCTGCTGCTGGTGGccgtggtgctggggctggccTGGGCCTCCACCCGCGCCCCCGagcccgccgcgccgccccgcgccgccgccgcgccgcccgaGGAGGagcccgccgcccccggccccggccccgttCCCGTCCCGCACAAGGCCCCgccggcgggggcggccgcGGCGGAGCCCGAAGGGGCGGGCGGGCTGGCGGCGGGGCTGCGGccgcgggccggggccgcccccgcgCAGGGGCCGCCCGCGGAGGAGGACGGCGGCCCCGCCGAGCCCACCATGGTCCTGCGGCTCAAGTTCCTCAACGACACGGAGCGCCTGGCCCGGGTGCGCCCCGGAGACACCGTCGGCGCCCTGAAGAG GGCCCATTTCcccgggcaggagcagcaggtgcGGCTGATCTACCAGGGGCAGCTGCTGCGCGACGACGCCCAGAGCCTGGCGGCCCTGCACCTGGGCCACAACAGCGTCCTGCACTGCCACATCGCCCAGCACAGCGCGGCCCCCGCGCCCGCCGGCCCCCGCGCCTCCGCTGACCCCGTGCACGCCGCGCTCAACGTGGGCAGCCTCGTGCTGCCGCTCTTCGTGCTGATGCTGGCCGTGCTCTGGTACTGCCAGCTGCAGTACCGCCACGTCTTCACCGCCACCGCCACCACCTTCCTGGCCGGCCTCACCCTCCTCTTCAGCTTCATGGCCTTCACCATGTACCGCAGATAG